The following coding sequences lie in one uncultured Fibrobacter sp. genomic window:
- a CDS encoding peptidoglycan DD-metalloendopeptidase family protein: protein MMMRLVVLLFCLLLGFGAENAYAKPAAKNAKSAPAKSTSKNTPAKNASAKKPTKSSVKASSKNASKSVTKKTDAQISEQKNALKKLESDLAKKRQELALLETEEKGVLNTISILDQNLNQTRTYLSELTKSEVMLERALVQLTADIDSLDRKIETRREAMKKRIRTLYISGRNSEARVLYSLLTQDGNPDRQVYWVHHILNQDQQEVDALQQLVQERDEKMQMESEHLSDLKQMRSKKAAEEKGLVSQMSGQEKMLMSLKHDQNMQRRALKEFEQNQKTMLALIKKLEEKRKKEIEQAKKDEAARKAKEKADKGKKKDTKAPAKKVEKPKVTVAESVKGPKCTPLKGNIISQYGLQEHPVLHIMTRNLGVEIRGKRGDAVRAAAAGSVVMVGEIDGRGPSVIIEHEGGTYSVYGHLKSIRVQEGKEVRNCEEIGEVGDVASLNGIKLYFQVSEGTQTVDPLQWLKQK, encoded by the coding sequence ATGATGATGCGTCTTGTCGTCTTGCTGTTTTGCTTGCTGCTTGGGTTTGGTGCTGAAAACGCCTATGCAAAGCCTGCTGCAAAAAACGCCAAGAGCGCCCCTGCGAAGTCGACGTCTAAGAATACTCCGGCAAAAAATGCTTCGGCAAAGAAGCCGACAAAATCGTCTGTAAAGGCTTCGTCAAAGAATGCCTCCAAGTCGGTGACTAAAAAGACGGACGCCCAGATTAGCGAACAGAAAAACGCCCTTAAGAAGTTGGAGTCGGACCTTGCAAAAAAACGCCAGGAACTAGCCCTCCTCGAAACCGAAGAAAAGGGCGTGCTGAACACGATTTCGATTCTCGACCAGAACCTGAATCAGACCCGCACTTACCTTTCGGAACTGACCAAGAGCGAGGTCATGCTGGAACGGGCGCTTGTGCAGCTTACGGCTGACATCGATTCCTTGGACCGCAAAATCGAGACCCGCCGCGAAGCCATGAAAAAGCGAATCCGCACGCTCTACATTAGCGGCCGCAATAGCGAAGCTCGAGTGCTTTACAGCCTGCTTACCCAAGACGGCAACCCTGACCGTCAGGTGTACTGGGTACACCACATTCTGAACCAGGACCAGCAAGAAGTCGACGCCTTGCAACAGCTGGTGCAAGAACGCGACGAGAAAATGCAAATGGAAAGCGAGCACCTTTCCGATTTGAAGCAGATGCGTTCCAAGAAGGCGGCCGAAGAAAAGGGATTGGTCTCGCAAATGAGCGGGCAAGAAAAAATGCTTATGTCCTTGAAACATGACCAGAACATGCAACGCCGTGCTCTCAAGGAATTCGAACAGAACCAGAAGACCATGCTTGCGCTCATCAAGAAACTCGAAGAAAAACGCAAGAAGGAAATTGAGCAGGCGAAGAAGGACGAAGCCGCCCGCAAGGCAAAGGAAAAGGCTGACAAGGGCAAAAAGAAAGACACGAAGGCGCCGGCAAAGAAGGTGGAAAAACCGAAGGTCACTGTGGCCGAATCGGTAAAGGGCCCCAAGTGCACGCCGCTCAAGGGAAACATTATCAGCCAGTACGGCTTGCAGGAACATCCGGTGCTCCACATTATGACTCGTAACCTAGGTGTCGAAATTCGCGGAAAACGGGGCGATGCCGTCCGTGCCGCAGCGGCAGGTTCAGTCGTCATGGTGGGCGAAATCGACGGCCGCGGACCCTCGGTAATTATCGAACACGAGGGCGGAACTTACTCCGTTTATGGTCACCTCAAGTCAATTCGCGTGCAAGAAGGCAAAGAAGTGCGAAATTGCGAAGAAATTGGCGAAGTGGGCGATGTTGCATCGCTAAATGGAATTAAATTGTACTTCCAAGTGAGCGAGGGTACACAGACCGTGGACCCCTTGCAGTGGTTAAAGCAGAAATGA
- a CDS encoding AAA family ATPase: MIEYTLNGPASQERARIRLMSALRENRFPQAILIDGPAGIGKKKLAMEIAKALQCTDPNMRPCGHCFGCRMADDSGATDGWVVPMESAEAHARSSDDVSAGSKAKTVEDFKKAYIEEIQKNPYRVDVFSTGAFISVDLMRMMTSSFAMKGDRVRTVIIAEADRMNESAANAFLKTLEEVPPDTYFILTTNSREKMLQTIRSRCLALHLLPLSDDEVRSEVLQVAGEDFDETSLTDDVIGLAVGSPGKALYYAEHAKAWCKLAADFVVHSLRGNYTDLFMELGETSLSDAYEANRFLEVLSFLLADLLREQAGARLRMPETTTSVGLANFPRVDATALELALVAVQETMSRIESRRVTATMSLQSLSLKLFEGYK; encoded by the coding sequence ATGATCGAATATACGTTAAATGGTCCCGCCTCTCAAGAACGCGCCCGCATCCGCTTGATGTCGGCGCTCCGCGAGAACCGCTTTCCGCAGGCGATTTTGATTGATGGCCCTGCTGGAATCGGCAAGAAAAAACTCGCGATGGAAATCGCGAAGGCGCTCCAGTGTACCGATCCGAACATGCGCCCTTGCGGACATTGCTTTGGCTGCCGTATGGCAGACGATAGTGGTGCCACTGACGGCTGGGTCGTGCCGATGGAATCGGCCGAGGCTCACGCCCGCAGTTCCGACGATGTTTCTGCCGGCAGCAAGGCGAAAACGGTGGAAGACTTCAAGAAAGCCTACATCGAAGAAATCCAGAAGAATCCGTACCGCGTAGACGTGTTTTCGACAGGCGCCTTTATTTCGGTCGACTTGATGCGCATGATGACATCGAGCTTTGCCATGAAGGGCGACCGCGTGCGTACGGTGATCATTGCCGAAGCGGACCGCATGAACGAATCGGCGGCGAACGCCTTCCTCAAGACACTTGAAGAAGTTCCGCCGGACACGTATTTTATTTTGACGACCAATTCCCGCGAAAAGATGCTCCAGACGATTCGATCCCGCTGTCTGGCGCTCCACTTGTTGCCGCTCTCCGACGACGAAGTTCGGTCGGAAGTCTTGCAGGTCGCGGGCGAAGATTTTGATGAAACCTCTTTGACTGACGATGTCATTGGGCTTGCGGTCGGGTCTCCGGGCAAGGCACTTTACTACGCCGAACATGCGAAGGCCTGGTGCAAACTGGCCGCTGACTTTGTTGTGCATTCCCTGCGCGGGAATTACACCGACTTGTTTATGGAATTGGGCGAGACTTCGCTGAGCGATGCTTACGAAGCGAACCGATTCCTGGAAGTGCTTTCGTTCTTGCTTGCCGACTTGTTGCGCGAACAGGCGGGCGCGCGCTTGCGTATGCCTGAAACGACCACGTCGGTTGGACTTGCGAACTTTCCGCGGGTCGATGCGACTGCGTTGGAACTTGCGCTTGTCGCTGTGCAAGAAACGATGTCTAGAATTGAGTCACGCCGAGTGACGGCGACCATGAGCTTGCAGAGCTTGTCGCTTAAACTGTTCGAGGGCTACAAGTAA
- a CDS encoding YbbR-like domain-containing protein, with the protein MGNIVLKITALIFGIALWFLVISQKDFQLSVNVPLNFVKLPETMAIASKPPHSLHITVEGKSWDLIRLNNLVSDPKQNSIAMVVDLQQAELGAKRVHLDGKNFVAAGFPDIRFVEPENQLLFVDLDIDTRITRNVPIKSVATFTAAQGYLIADEPSITPEELMVSGARNALTRIIDIPTDSSFFDTLHASQEFTIPLDFSMLPAFVSPSDSSVKISVNIQKMDSRTYDSIPVNLIGIFDRSIYSLEPKTLSVEITGGEVVLDSITSQNIELAMEFNRFAIEDADSLSPTVKLSLPAHINREMSIKAIQLKPEKVTLRKKEIKPAAPADSLEEVAP; encoded by the coding sequence ATGGGAAACATCGTTCTAAAAATAACCGCACTGATATTTGGCATCGCCCTCTGGTTCCTTGTGATCTCGCAAAAGGATTTCCAGCTTTCGGTGAATGTGCCCCTGAACTTTGTAAAGCTCCCCGAAACCATGGCGATTGCCTCGAAACCGCCCCATAGTTTGCACATTACAGTCGAAGGCAAGTCGTGGGATTTGATCCGTTTGAACAACCTAGTAAGCGACCCTAAGCAAAATTCCATTGCCATGGTCGTAGACCTGCAGCAGGCCGAACTCGGCGCCAAGCGCGTGCATTTGGACGGCAAGAACTTCGTGGCCGCAGGCTTCCCCGACATCCGCTTTGTCGAACCCGAAAACCAGCTTCTGTTTGTCGACCTCGACATCGACACCCGCATTACAAGAAACGTTCCCATCAAGTCGGTAGCGACTTTTACTGCAGCGCAGGGTTACCTGATTGCGGACGAGCCCTCGATTACGCCCGAAGAGTTGATGGTCTCCGGCGCCCGCAACGCTCTCACCCGCATTATCGACATTCCGACCGATTCTTCGTTCTTTGACACGCTGCACGCAAGCCAGGAATTCACAATTCCGCTGGACTTCAGCATGCTTCCGGCATTCGTTTCGCCCAGCGATTCCTCGGTCAAGATTTCGGTGAACATCCAGAAGATGGATTCCCGCACCTACGACAGCATTCCCGTGAACTTGATCGGAATCTTCGACAGAAGCATTTACTCTTTGGAACCCAAAACCCTTTCGGTTGAAATCACCGGTGGCGAAGTTGTTCTTGATTCAATCACCTCGCAGAATATTGAACTGGCAATGGAATTCAACCGATTCGCCATCGAAGACGCCGACAGCCTTTCGCCGACCGTCAAGCTTTCGCTTCCGGCCCACATCAACCGCGAAATGTCTATCAAGGCAATCCAGTTGAAGCCCGAAAAGGTAACGCTCCGCAAAAAAGAAATTAAGCCTGCCGCTCCCGCAGACTCGCTTGAAGAGGTAGCTCCATGA
- a CDS encoding ABC transporter permease gives MRQHRTVILPSFATIFLCSLLLAASFTAFGAVMRVLSMEKNLYAIEAFLPESVNEDSLKVIQNRLEHTKFVDSVTFVSADSALADFRRHFSGEMLELVEGNPIPPFFRLTLDEENKNPSTLIEVKNALAREDFFEEIQAPVEWVEKIAAWKFRMIFWPICISVLLLFTLSLIICNSVRLSLLSRRLLVENMKYAGGSHFFIEFPFILQGAFQGLVGSGIAVILLAVVLNSVADAFPIVAANLTGLGTGLFLVVVLVTALSGYFSFRTVREFLSIKRNEQE, from the coding sequence ATGCGGCAGCACCGCACGGTGATTTTACCGTCGTTTGCCACCATATTCCTGTGTTCGCTGCTTTTGGCGGCTTCGTTTACCGCTTTCGGGGCGGTCATGCGCGTTCTTTCGATGGAAAAGAACCTGTATGCTATCGAGGCCTTTTTGCCTGAATCGGTGAACGAGGATTCCCTGAAGGTGATTCAGAATCGCCTGGAACACACCAAGTTTGTTGATTCAGTGACTTTTGTAAGCGCCGATTCGGCCCTGGCCGATTTCCGCAGGCATTTTTCGGGCGAAATGCTCGAACTGGTGGAAGGCAACCCCATCCCGCCCTTTTTCAGGCTGACGCTTGATGAAGAGAACAAGAACCCCTCGACCCTTATCGAGGTCAAGAACGCCCTTGCCCGCGAAGACTTTTTTGAAGAAATTCAGGCGCCAGTCGAATGGGTTGAGAAAATCGCTGCCTGGAAATTCCGCATGATTTTTTGGCCGATATGCATAAGCGTTTTGCTCCTGTTTACGCTGTCGCTCATTATCTGTAACTCTGTAAGACTTTCGCTGTTGTCTCGCAGGCTTTTGGTCGAAAACATGAAGTATGCTGGCGGCAGCCACTTCTTTATCGAGTTCCCGTTTATACTGCAAGGGGCCTTCCAGGGCCTGGTCGGTAGCGGCATTGCCGTGATTCTTTTGGCCGTCGTGTTGAACTCGGTGGCAGATGCTTTTCCGATTGTGGCTGCAAATTTGACTGGACTTGGAACGGGGTTGTTCCTGGTGGTTGTCTTGGTCACAGCCCTTTCGGGTTATTTTAGTTTCCGCACGGTGCGCGAATTCCTTTCGATTAAGCGCAATGAACAGGAATGA
- the tsaD gene encoding tRNA (adenosine(37)-N6)-threonylcarbamoyltransferase complex transferase subunit TsaD: protein MIWLGIESSCDETACAVLQDDPVKVLSNPLYSQIDEHALYGGVVPEIAARAHLQKISPIAEAAVKEAGIELKDIDAIAYTTGPGLMGPLLVGASFAKGLARDLQIPAYGMNHLEGHLAAAWLTHPEIEPPFLTLTVSGGHTELVLEEPGFKYTSIGRTRDDAAGEAFDKCGKLLGLKYPAGATISRLGKDGNRKFVDFPRALHVHDNCEFSFSGLKTAVLRYTETHDPEFIQKNIGDICASLEDAIVDSLVTKTITALKKTKMKTLVVGGGVSANAWLRTRLQDYCDKHGIMFCIPERSLSTDNGAMIAAAAIRRKLQGKLTSVNEVKPWMPLAL, encoded by the coding sequence ATGATCTGGCTTGGAATTGAATCCAGCTGCGATGAAACCGCCTGTGCCGTACTGCAAGACGATCCTGTAAAAGTTCTTTCCAACCCGCTTTACAGCCAAATTGACGAACATGCCCTCTATGGCGGCGTGGTTCCCGAAATCGCGGCACGCGCACACTTACAAAAGATTTCTCCGATTGCAGAAGCCGCCGTCAAAGAAGCGGGCATCGAACTCAAGGACATTGACGCCATCGCCTACACCACGGGCCCTGGGCTCATGGGACCGCTCCTTGTTGGCGCAAGCTTTGCCAAGGGCCTTGCCCGCGACTTGCAGATTCCGGCTTACGGCATGAACCACCTGGAAGGCCATCTGGCCGCCGCCTGGCTCACGCACCCCGAAATCGAACCGCCGTTTTTGACGCTTACCGTTTCGGGCGGTCACACGGAACTCGTTCTCGAAGAACCCGGATTCAAGTACACAAGCATCGGCCGCACCCGCGACGACGCTGCCGGCGAAGCATTCGACAAATGCGGAAAGTTACTCGGTCTCAAGTACCCCGCAGGTGCCACCATCAGCCGCCTCGGCAAAGATGGCAACCGCAAGTTTGTAGATTTTCCGCGCGCCCTCCATGTGCACGACAACTGCGAATTTTCTTTTAGCGGTTTAAAGACTGCCGTGCTCCGCTATACCGAAACGCACGATCCGGAATTCATCCAGAAAAACATCGGCGACATTTGCGCCTCCCTGGAAGACGCCATTGTCGATAGCCTTGTGACCAAGACGATCACCGCCCTCAAAAAGACCAAGATGAAAACTCTCGTGGTCGGTGGCGGCGTAAGCGCCAACGCTTGGCTTCGCACACGCCTGCAAGATTACTGCGACAAGCACGGAATCATGTTCTGCATTCCGGAACGCAGTCTGAGCACCGACAACGGCGCCATGATTGCCGCGGCAGCCATTCGTCGCAAACTGCAAGGCAAGCTGACCTCGGTCAACGAAGTCAAGCCCTGGATGCCGCTCGCCCTGTAG